The genomic window CAGAACGATTTCGAGTACGCAGCCCATGGCGGCAACAGCATCAGCAAGGCGCAATATGAGCGCTGGGTGAAAGATCTCAACTGAGCAACAGCAAGGACGCGCAGTCAAAGGCGTCATGTATGCCGGCCATCACCCTTGATGGCCGGCTTTTTTATTTTCTGCACAAGGAATGGTTAGACTTGGCAGCATCGCGCCGGGGAGTGGCGCCTTGGGGAGTCGCCCATGAAGCTGCACTTGAGCTGCCTGATGGCATGTGTGTGCACCGGCTGGTTCGTTTCGCCAGCCCGCGCCCAGAACACGAACCCTTCCGATATCCGTGCGTGCACCGCGATCGAAAGCGATTCGCAACGCCTTGCCTGCTACGACAAAGCCACTGGTCGCAGCGAATTGCCCGCCGCGAAAAAACGCACCGAGCCTGCGACGGCGACTTCCTCCAGCGTGTTTTCGCACGAGCAGAACGTCACCACCACACCGAACAACGGCGGCACAACCGCTCCGCTGTCATTGCTCGACAGCCGCTGGGAACTGTCACCCGAAAGCAAGCTCGGTACATTCAACCTGCGTGGTTACAAGCCAATCTACGTGCTGCCCGTGTTTGCCACGAGCAACCAGAACAACCTTCCCTACAGCCCCAATCCCGTCAACGCGGAACACACGCCGCTGGGGATGCAGGATATCGAAGGCAAATTCCAGCTCAGCCTGAAGACCAAGATCTGGCAAGGCGTGTTCGGTGACATCGGTGATTTGTGGGTGGGTTACACCCAGGATTCTTATTGGCAGGTCTATAACTCGAAACTGTCGCGCCCATTCCGCGAGACCGATTACGAGCCCGAGGCGATGCTGGTGTTCAACACCAACTATCAGCTGTTCGGCTGGGATGGACGCCTGCTGAGCATTGGCGTCGATCATCAATCCAACGGTCAGTCCGATCCGCTTTCGCGCAGTTGGAATCGGGTGATGGCGCAGATCGGTTTCGAGCGTGACGACTGGACAGTGATGTTCCGCCCGTGGTGGCGCATTCCCGAACAGGCCGCCGACGACAACAATCCAGATATCAGCAACTACATCGGCCGTGGCGACATGCAGATCATCCACGAATGGAACGGCCAGGAATTCGGCCTGATGCTGCGCGATTCGCTACGCGGCGGCAGCCAGCAACACGGCGCAGGACGGCTCACCTGGAGCTTTCCCTTGGTCGGCAACCTGCGCGGCTATGCGGAGCTGTTCAAGGGCTACGGCGAAAGCATCATCGACTACAACCACAACGCCACCTATCTTGGCGTAGGTATCTCGTTGCTCGACTGGTACTGAGCGCCGTGTAAAGGCACGGCACTCAGCGCAGTTCAATCAGTGGTGATGACCACCCGGGCCATGTGCATGGCCGTGCGACAGCTCATCGGCAGTAGCCGCGCGCACCTCGGTCACTTCGATGTCGAAGTGCAGAGTCTGGCCGGCGAGCGGATGGTTGCCATCGATGTGCACGGTTTGGCCATCGACCTTGGTGACGGTCACATTGATCACGCCCTGCGGGCCGTGGCCCTGGAACTGCATGCCAGGCTGAATGTCTTCCACACCCTGGAACGCTTCGCGCGGCAGTTCCTGCGCCAGTTCCGGATGATGCACACCGTAGCCTTCCTCAGGCGTCACATCGACCTTGAACTGATCGCCCACTGCGCGGCCGGCCATCTCCTTCTCCAGGCCCGGCACGATCTGGCCGGTGCCATGAAGATAGGTAAGCGGCTCACGACCTTCGGAGCTGTCGATCACCTGGCCGCTGTCGTCGGTCAGGGTGTAATGGAAGGAAACAACACTGTTGTCGGCGATCTGCATGCTGGTCTCGCTAAGTGAAATGAGCGCCGACCTCGGCCGACGATGGGCCCCTAAGAGTAACATCCCGTCCGCCAGGGATGCTCTGGCACCTATGCAGAATGGACCACGGCATCCCCAGGGAATCATGCAAGAATCGCTGCGCCTTCCCCGCATCCCATCACCATGACGCCCCTTCTTGAAGCTTGGCGCCACCGCCCGACGCACCGACAGGTGTGGTCGGTGGCCATGCCGCTGATGCTGTCCAACCTGACCGTGCCGCTGGTCTCACTGGTCGACAGCGCCGTCGCCGGCCACCTGCCGCACACGCAAGATCTGGGCGCGGTGACCGTAGGCAGCGCTGTATACGCCTTGCCGGTATGGAGCTTTGGCTTCCTGCGCATGGGCACGACCGGCTTCGCCGCCCAAGCCATGGGCGCGGGCGACGCCTCGGCACTGCGAACCGTGCAGGCGCAGGCATTGCTGCTGGCGGCGGCGCTTGGCGTGATCGTGGGTGCGCTGATGATGCCGGCGCTGCCCTGGCTGGTCGGCCAGATGCATTCCACGCCGCTGATGACCAGCCGTGCGCTGGATTACCTGCATTTGCGCTTGCTGGGCCTGCCTGCCGCACTATTGAATTACGCCTTGGCCGGCTGGTTCATCGGCGCGCAGCGGACGCGCACCACCTTGGCGTTGTTGCTGGTCACCAATGTCGTGAACATCGTGCTCAACCTGCTGTTTGTGCTTGGCTTCGGTTGGGGCGTGCCGGGTATCGCCGTGGCCTCGGTCGGTGGCGAATGGTGCGGTGCCGCCTACGGGCTGTGGCGCGCGTATCAGGTTGTGCACAGCATGGATGGCCGGATCGATTGGCGCGCGATGCGAGGCTGGGATCATTGGCGACCGTTACTCGCAGTGAATCGCGACATCTTTGTACGCACCATGTTGCTGGAAGGTGTTTTTTTCAGCCTTTCGTTGCTCGGCGCGCGGCTGGGCGATGCCACCGTCGCGGCCAACGCGCTGCTGTTCAATGGCCTGATGCTTTGCGCGTTCTGCCTGGACGGCTTCGCCAACGCAGTCGAAGCGCTGTGCGGCCACGCCATTGGTGCGCGCGATAACCTGGCGCTACGGCGCGCGCTGGTGGTCGCTGGCGGATGGGCACTGATTGGCAGTCTGGGTTACGCCCTGTTCTTTGGGTTGGCTGGGCGTCTGTTCGTGAATCTGCAGACCAACTTGCCAGAGGTGCGCGCGATGGCCTACGGCTACCTGCCCTGGTTGACTGTGCTACCGCTGATAGGTGTATGGAGCTATCTGCTGGATGGTCTGTTCATCGGCGCCACCCGCGCCCGCGAGATGCGCGATGGCATGGTGCTGTCGGTGATGTCTTACGCGCTGCTGCTGTGGCTCACCCGTGGCCTGGGCAACCAGGGGCTTTGGCTGGCCTTCCTCGCCTTCATGGCCATCCGCGCCACCAGTCTCGGCTGGCTGGGTTTGCGTATACAACGACGTCACGCGTGGGTCGCCCAAGGAC from Dyella caseinilytica includes these protein-coding regions:
- a CDS encoding FKBP-type peptidyl-prolyl cis-trans isomerase: MQIADNSVVSFHYTLTDDSGQVIDSSEGREPLTYLHGTGQIVPGLEKEMAGRAVGDQFKVDVTPEEGYGVHHPELAQELPREAFQGVEDIQPGMQFQGHGPQGVINVTVTKVDGQTVHIDGNHPLAGQTLHFDIEVTEVRAATADELSHGHAHGPGGHHH
- a CDS encoding phospholipase A — translated: MKLHLSCLMACVCTGWFVSPARAQNTNPSDIRACTAIESDSQRLACYDKATGRSELPAAKKRTEPATATSSSVFSHEQNVTTTPNNGGTTAPLSLLDSRWELSPESKLGTFNLRGYKPIYVLPVFATSNQNNLPYSPNPVNAEHTPLGMQDIEGKFQLSLKTKIWQGVFGDIGDLWVGYTQDSYWQVYNSKLSRPFRETDYEPEAMLVFNTNYQLFGWDGRLLSIGVDHQSNGQSDPLSRSWNRVMAQIGFERDDWTVMFRPWWRIPEQAADDNNPDISNYIGRGDMQIIHEWNGQEFGLMLRDSLRGGSQQHGAGRLTWSFPLVGNLRGYAELFKGYGESIIDYNHNATYLGVGISLLDWY
- a CDS encoding MATE family efflux transporter, with the translated sequence MTPLLEAWRHRPTHRQVWSVAMPLMLSNLTVPLVSLVDSAVAGHLPHTQDLGAVTVGSAVYALPVWSFGFLRMGTTGFAAQAMGAGDASALRTVQAQALLLAAALGVIVGALMMPALPWLVGQMHSTPLMTSRALDYLHLRLLGLPAALLNYALAGWFIGAQRTRTTLALLLVTNVVNIVLNLLFVLGFGWGVPGIAVASVGGEWCGAAYGLWRAYQVVHSMDGRIDWRAMRGWDHWRPLLAVNRDIFVRTMLLEGVFFSLSLLGARLGDATVAANALLFNGLMLCAFCLDGFANAVEALCGHAIGARDNLALRRALVVAGGWALIGSLGYALFFGLAGRLFVNLQTNLPEVRAMAYGYLPWLTVLPLIGVWSYLLDGLFIGATRAREMRDGMVLSVMSYALLLWLTRGLGNQGLWLAFLAFMAIRATSLGWLGLRIQRRHAWVAQGQGFGNT